CTTTTCATATCCTGGTAATTTTTTTTCTACCATAGAGTAGTGTTTCTCACATATTTTCTTTCCAAAATATTTTACATATTCTGGATATAACCCTACCTCTTTAAATTTCTCTCTCATATCCTTTACTACTATCGCTCTCTCATTGTCATCAAAGGCTTCCTTTACAACTATAACTAATCCAATATTTCCCAGTAAATTTAGACTATCAATAAGCGTATATCTAACTTTTGAATTTTCTGCCTCAACTATGTAAGGTTTTAAATACTTTAACTCTATATCTCTTTTCATTTTTATATAGGCTACATCATCTTTTTTCATTCTCTCTATTATCTCTGGGTATACCACTTCTGATCTAAGTTGCTCCTCTGTGAGTGCTAGAGCTATATTTTCCTTAAATTCATCTAGGTAATAAGCTCTTTCAGCTTGTGTTTTTAAAAAATTTAACTTTCCCTGACTCTCTTTATCTATTAAATTTTCACTCATAATTTCCCACCTTTAATACAAAGTATTGCATTAGATTATATCATAATATTGTACCATTTTACAGTGATATTTAAAAGGTTTTTATGAAACTATTTTTTAAAAAAATCTCTTCTTTTTTAATAAAAAGTGTTATAATATGTTCAAACTATTTTTCTTCAGGAGGTCATTCTATGAGAAGAGCTTTTTTCGCCTTCCTCTTTATAAATTTATTTTTTATTACATTTTCTAAGAATATAACTTTCGATTTTAATATGCCAACTGGTAAAGTTGAGTATTTTAAAGCTGGAGATATAAATACACAATCTAATTACTTTTACGATGGAACCTTAACCTTAGATTTAGAAGAGAAGGAGTACTATTTTTTATTAACTAGCACAGACTTTCCTCCTATCCAAAAAATCATTGATGTTAAAACAATAAAAAAACCTATTCAAATATCTTTCACTAAAGATAATTATGTTTGTATTGAGGGAAAGGTAACTAGTGATTACTCAAATATAGGAAATGTAATAGTCTCTTTTATTAACTCTGAAAATAAAAGTTTTAATTTTACAACCGATATTTTTGGAAAATTTACTGCCTTTGTCCCAGTTGGTAACTACTCAGTTGAAGCTGATAGATTTGGATATACTTTAAATAAAAAAAATAAAATTATATATAATTTTACCTCTACAACTAAGCCTTACTCTATAGAACTTAATTTAGTTGAGCTTCCTTGTTTTATACAAGGAAAAGTTGTAGATGAAGAGGGGCATACAATTCCATACCCAAAACTTTTTATAAAAAATGGTGAAAATATTATTCAGGGTGAAGGAGATGAATTTGGAATGTTTAAATTTCCAGTAGATAGTGGAATTGTAACTATCCTAGCTCAAAAATATAGTTTTATCCAAAATGGAGTTGTAAGGAAAATTGATAAAAACTCATCTATCACTAATATTGAAATTGCTTTATCAAAAGTAAAATATAATATAAGTGGAACAATAGTAAATGGTATCAAAGCTCTTCCCGGAATGGAACTTCAACTAGTCAATGAGGATAATAGTAAAATAACTACTATTTTTAGTGATGAAAATGGAAGTTTTGAATTTTATAAAATTCCCGGAAATAGAAAGGTATTTATCCTAGTAATTAAAGATGGAAAAATTTTAAAAAAAAGTGAGCTTATTACCTTAGACAATGATATTAAAAATTTTAATATCATTCTAAATTAATAATTCAAAATACTTCCTCATATTTTCATCACAAATTTATAGTAGAATTGAGATTATATTTTTATGGTGATTTAAATGTTTAAAAAAAATATCAATGATGTTAGGCAGAGTGTAATTAAGTTTCTTAATTTAACTTATCCTGAAAACAACATTAATGAGAGTAACTTAATGCTTCTCAACGAAGGAAAATTTGCAAATGCAACTGTATTCCATTATCTAGATTCTAATTTAAATTTAACAATTAAAGATTTTTCTGGTTCTCCTTGGATTATAAGAAAAACTTTTGGAAAACTTTTCATAAATATGGAATATAACACTTTAATTAAACTTTCTAATAATCCTTCAGTTGCTAAAGATGCTAAAAAGCTCTCTCCTTATACTCTCGCCTTTAACTTTATTGAAGGTGAAGCTTTGAAAACTTTACCTAAGAACTCTATTGACAAAGATTTTTTCTTAGAATTAGAAAAAAATGTAAGAGCTATGCATAGAAAAGATATTGTTCATCTAGATTTAAGAAATTTAGGAAATATTTTAAAAGGGAATGATGGTTATCCATATATTATTGATTTTCAATCAGCTATTTCAACTAAATACTTAGGTAAATGGTTAACTCAACTTTTAAAAATTTCTGATTTAACTGGTGTTTACAAATGTTGGAACAATAGATGCACTGAACCTTTAAACAGTAAAAGAAATAATATTTTAGAAGAGTTCAATAAAATTAGGAAAGTTTGGATTTTTAAAGGTTATCCTATCAGTAGAGCCATAAAAAAATTTAAAGAATTCATCACACAAAAAAAATTAGGGTAAAGCTAACCCTAATTTTTTTATAACTAATCATTTAACTCTCTCTTATATTTAGAAAAATTAAACTCCTTCTACTTCTAATTTGATAAATTCAAATTTTTTCACATCAAATAACCCTCTATCACTTATCTTTATCTCTGGTATAACTATTAAAGACATAAAACAAAGAGTCATTATCGGCTCAATCTCTGTTGATATACTCAATTTTTCAGTAGCAATTTTATGTAGAGTTTCCAACTTATTATCTACCCACACTCCATCTTTATCACTCATAATTCCAGCTATTGGCATAGGCATACTTTCTAAAATCTCTCCATTTTCTACTAGTACTATTCCTCCACCTTGTTCAATAAGTTTATTTACTGCAGTACTTATCTCTTCATTGCTAATTCCTACAGCTATTATATTATGTGAATCATGGGCTATTGATAAGGCTACGGCACCTCTTTTAATACCATATCCTCTTAAAAGGGCAGTAGCTACATTTCCTGTATTTTTATGTCTTTCTATCACAGCTATCTTTACAATATCTTTATCACTTTCAAATATAAAATCTCCATCTTTATCTAATTTTACTTCTGCTATTCCCTTTTTAGTCAGAACTCCCCCCGGCTGGATATCAATTGTATAAACCTTATTAGATTTCAATTTCATCTTTAATTTATCTATATTGAAATCTTTGACCTGCATACTAGATCTTACACTTTCAATA
This DNA window, taken from Candidatus Fusobacterium pullicola, encodes the following:
- a CDS encoding YueI family protein, with the translated sequence MSENLIDKESQGKLNFLKTQAERAYYLDEFKENIALALTEEQLRSEVVYPEIIERMKKDDVAYIKMKRDIELKYLKPYIVEAENSKVRYTLIDSLNLLGNIGLVIVVKEAFDDNERAIVVKDMREKFKEVGLYPEYVKYFGKKICEKHYSMVEKKLPGYEKKFKKLTIFNQFFGESCPICRIEKEKNERW
- a CDS encoding carboxypeptidase-like regulatory domain-containing protein, which encodes MRRAFFAFLFINLFFITFSKNITFDFNMPTGKVEYFKAGDINTQSNYFYDGTLTLDLEEKEYYFLLTSTDFPPIQKIIDVKTIKKPIQISFTKDNYVCIEGKVTSDYSNIGNVIVSFINSENKSFNFTTDIFGKFTAFVPVGNYSVEADRFGYTLNKKNKIIYNFTSTTKPYSIELNLVELPCFIQGKVVDEEGHTIPYPKLFIKNGENIIQGEGDEFGMFKFPVDSGIVTILAQKYSFIQNGVVRKIDKNSSITNIEIALSKVKYNISGTIVNGIKALPGMELQLVNEDNSKITTIFSDENGSFEFYKIPGNRKVFILVIKDGKILKKSELITLDNDIKNFNIILN